Proteins from one Anastrepha obliqua isolate idAnaObli1 chromosome 2, idAnaObli1_1.0, whole genome shotgun sequence genomic window:
- the LOC129236772 gene encoding uncharacterized protein LOC129236772: MYFDTNKPVTIQADASDHALGACLVQVNLPVAYASRVLTKTQRKYAQMEKELLSIEFAWRKFDQYICSKKDVIVETARNHRPEYESLQGVNFLISQSDCRAPANESEIKRQYEIYQLKQNEDNFFFKLDEINPVKNLCVSDERLARITAETKNEIILTKLIKVIKIGWTSDGISCRTS, from the exons ATGTACTTCGATACCAATAAACCAGTCACAATACAAGCCGATGCATCTGATCATGCACTTGGGGCATGCTTAGTACAGGTTAATCTACCGGTGGCATATGCTTCTAGAGTTTTGACAAAAACACAGCGAAAGTATGCTCAAATGGAAAAAGAGCTTCTGAGCATAGAATTCGCATGGCGTAAGTTCGATCAGTATATATGCAGCAAAAAGGATGTGATAGTAGAAACCGCCAGAAACCATCGGCCTGAATATGAATCGTTACAAGGAGTCAACTTTCTGATATCCCAAAGCGATTGCAG AGCACCGGCAAACGAAAGCGAAATCAAACGCCAATATGAGATCTATCAGTTGAAGCAGAATGAagacaatttctttttcaaactcGACGAAATAAATCCGGTCAAAAACCTATGTGTAAGTGACGAACGTTTGGCACGCATAACAGcggaaacaaaaaacgaaatcatCCTGACAAAGCTCATCAAAGTGATAAAAATTGGCTGGACGAGCGACGGCATCAGCTGCCGAACGAGCTGA